The Coccidioides posadasii str. Silveira chromosome 3, complete sequence genome contains a region encoding:
- the GCN5 gene encoding histone acetyltransferase (EggNog:ENOG410PFEX~COG:B,K) codes for MAPITADRSKRKATDEPSTPDSKQKVKKARTESPGSEIKDDSASKPTLKIVPFAEKPAVLEERRGDIEFRVVNNDGSRESFIILTGLKCIFQKQLPKMPKDYIARLVYDRTHLSMAIVKHPLEVVGGITYRPFKGRRFAEIVFCAISSDQQVKGYGAHLMSHLKDYVKATSEVMHFLTYADNYAIGYFKKQGFTKEISLDKSIWMGYIKDYEGGTIMQCTMIPKIRYLESGRMLLKQKEAVHAKIRAFSKSHIIHAPPKEWRNGVCEIDPLSIPAIKESGWSPDMDELARQPRHGPNYNQLLHLLNDMQNHSAAWPFAQPVNRDEVPDYYEVIKEPMDLSTMEEKHEKDLYPAPQDFIKDAMLIFDNCRRYNNENTPYAKSANKLEKFMWQQIKNIPEWSHLAEGH; via the exons ATGGCGCCGATTACGGCTGACC GTAGCAAGCGCAAAGCGACCGACGAGCCGAGCACGCCAGATTCGAAGCAAAAGGTCAAAAAGGCCCGGACTGAGTCCCCAGGCTCTGAGATTAAG GATGACTCTGCCAGCAAGCCCACGCTCAAGATCGTCCCATTCGCCGAGAAG CCGGCAGTGCTGGAAGAACGACGCGGTGATATAGAGTTCCGAGTGGTTAACAACGACGGGTCCAGAGAGAGCTTCATCATCCTCACAGGTCTCAAGTGTATATTCCAGAAGCAGTTGCCGAAGATGCCGAAAGACTATATTGCGCGACTGGTATACGATAGGACCCATTTATCCATGGCTATTGTTAAACACCCATTGGAGGTAGTTGG AGGGATTACATACCGGCCCTTCAAAGGGCGAAGGTTTGCAGAGATTGTGTTTTGCGCCATATCTTCCGACCAACAAGTCAAAGGTTATGGTGCTCACTTAATGTCTCACCTGAAG GACTACGTGAAAGCTACTTCTGAGGTGATGCATTTCCTAACATACGCCGATAATTATGCCATCGGATACTTCAAGAAGCAAGGTTTCACAAAAGAGATCAGCTTGGACAAGTCAATTTGGATGGGTTATATCAAGGATTACGAAGGCGGCACCATCATGCAGTGCACCATGATCCCAAAGATCCGGTATCTCGAATCTGGTCGCATGCTTTTAAAGCAAAAGGAGGCTGTTCACGCCAAAATCCGGGCCTTTAGCAAGTCCCATATTATCCACGCTCCACCCAAGGAGTGGAGAAACGGGGTCTGCGAGATTGACCCTCTCAGCATTCCTGCCATAAAAGAGTCTGGATGGTCTCCTGATATGGATGAGCTGGCCCGCCAGCCACGACATGGCCCTAATTACAATCAACTTTTACATCTACTCAACGATATGCAGAATCACAGCGCAGCTTGGCCCTTCGCACAGCCGGTGAATCGGGACGAAGTCCCCGACTACTATGAAGTGATCAAGGAGCCGATGGATCTGTCAACCATGGAAGAGAAACATGAAAAGGATCTGTACCCTGCTCCGCAAGATTTCATTAAGGACGCTATGTTGATTTTCGATAACTGCCGGCGTTATAATAACGAGAATACACCCTATGCCAAGAGCGCGAACAAACTGGAAAAATTTATGTGGCAGCAGATAAAAAATATCCCAGAGTGGTCG CATCTGGCGGAGGGTCATTGA
- the RAX1 gene encoding Bud site selection protein, Revert to axial protein 1 (EggNog:ENOG410PI0N~COG:S~TransMembrane:4 (o256-279i286-304o310-328i340-362o)~BUSCO:9286at33183): MASSSSIQEEEHRNRLPTLLEVLSRRTLAPVDLFSFYIYMRDQQCSVDYLDFWLDVSQHMSLCRHYVRELRRSVLLETPEPEKLDSESPGLAPNGGGPSGPGYPFDGLGHDNDQRLSAFLRSEGRPSMYSARSSMDSGRSGRRFSSVDRPRRVSDMFPQQHHNNSNGSPGHTVARSDIRASAVRILYTYLLPGSEREVVLPDTIVGDIVHMIEQEGRDDPEVFDTAKDYVFQAMERDAFPGFLQAKALGNLVPPSILARLVLALTSLGGGFWGAFYVVLTDQPRHVRCWVILPFIVGAYFLASYQYRMDPILAFIGFSEYTFMNWTSVREPYVRSLLLKRAFVSLAFATFIAVALCVLFIFVPGTRL, encoded by the exons ATGGCGTCCTCGTCGTCAATCCAGGAAGAAGAACATCGCAACCGACTCCCTACGCTCCTTGAAGTCCTTAGTCGAAGAACGTTGGCCCCTGTTGACCTCTTCTCGTTTTACATTTACATGAGAGATCAACAATGTTCCGTGgattatctagatttttg GCTTGATGTATCTCAACATATGTCCCTATGTCGCCACTATGTCCGCGAACTGCGTCGCTCCGTGCTCCTTGAGACTCCTGAACCTGAAAAATTGGACTCTGAGTCGCCGGGTCTCGCACCCAACGGTGGTGGACCTTCGGGACCTGGTTACCCATTTGACGGTCTTGGCCATGATAACGATCAGAGATTGTCGGCGTTCCTGAGGTCCGAAGGACGACCATCTATGTACTCTGCTCGAAGCAGCATGGACTCTGGCCGGTCAGGGCGTCgattttcttctgttgatcGACCGCGACGCGTGAGTGATATGTTCCCACAACAACATCACAATAATTCGAACGGCTCACCGGGACACACGGTCGCACGATCTGATATTCGGGCAAGCGCTGTGAGAATTCTGTATACATACCTCCTCCCGGGATCGGAACGGGAGGTTGTTCTTCCAGATACCATCGTTGGGGATATTGTGCACATGATTGAACAGGAGGGGAGAGATGACCCAGAGGTTTTTGATACTGCAAAAGACTATGTCTTCCAGGCAATGGAAAGAGATGCTTTCCCTGGGTTCTTACAGGCGAAAGCGCTAGGAAATCTTGTGCCACCAAGCATCCTAGCCCGGCTTGTCCTCGCCTTGACAAGCTTGGGGGGAGGGTTTTGGGGTGCATTTTATGTTGTGCTGACGGATCAGCCACGACACGTACGATGCTGG GTAATTCTACCTTTCATCGTGGGGGCCTATTTCCTGGCATCCTATCAATACAGGATGGATCCCATCCTTGCATTTATCGGCTTCAGCGAATATACATTTATGAATTGGACCTCAGTTCGTGAACCATACGTTCGCTCATTGCTCCTCAAAAGAGCCTTTGTGTCTCTTGCATTCGCCACCTTCATTGCCGTCGCACTGTGCGTTCTGTTCATTTTTGTCCCTGGGACAAGGCTTTAG
- a CDS encoding uncharacterized protein (EggNog:ENOG410PQ0D~COG:O,T~BUSCO:12653at33183) — protein sequence MLIRRRNLQPDKTLSKQLFQHQRAVLRQQTPTDHRHRRGANGAYRKTAARSGLRSGRGLLIAPSRTPYSPKHHYQVYHHQLGRGVSRPPQFANMEQIHNRALEAIQPFIHIATSNQSPSPLFLATLITNATSAPSTFFFAELLDTPAIQSLRSPETPEKYRSSLTLLEIFAWGTWQEYKSTPNLPTLNTAQIQKLRLLSLLTLAETHNPLTYSIVMESLSLSTPAELETLVREAIYLSLISARLSPTTSPPIIKVNSIAPLRDVRPQTVNTMISILTEWQGRCQDVIGGIEAEIAKIRADAERRHLQAQIHAHRVERSLSGWEGDDDGSAGGNDVGGAGSKRSFRPSKDGSGKGGRKFGFGGGNKRFNAASDFGQRNGPPGRVGSEMDVDEGIDGDDSGPLMRNAKRASGVQGRP from the exons ATGCTGATTCGGCGGCGCAACCTGCAACCGGATAAAACTCTGTCAAAACAGCTGTTTCAACACCAGCGTGCCGTTTTGCG TCAGCAAACACCAACagatcatcgtcatcgtcgcGGAGCGAATGGTGCTTACAGGAAGACAGCGGCACGTTCAGGGCTCCGGTCGGGTAGAGGCCTA TTGATTGCTCCCTCTCGTACCCCGTATTCACCCAAACATCACTATCAAGTCTATCACCACCAGCTGGGGCGGGGAGTATCTCGGCCACCCCAGTTTGCAAACATGGAGCAAATACACAACAGGGCTCTTGAAGCTATCCAGCCATTCATTCATATTGCGACCTCCAACCAATCACCTTCGCCCCTCTTTTTGGCAACCCTCATCACCAATGCCACATCCGCCCCGAGCACCTTCTTCTTCGCAGAGCTCTTGGATACTCCCGCTATACAATCACTTAGGTCTCCTGAAACGCCCGAAAAATATCGATCCTCCCTGACGCTGCTAGAGATATTTGCATGGGGAACATGGCAGGAATACAAAT CAACTCCCAACCTACCCACTCTAAACACGGCACAAATTCAGAAACTTCGTCTTCTTTCGCTCCTCACCCTCGCAGAGACACACAATCCCCTCACTTACTCAATAGTCATGGAATCCCTCTCCCTTTCCACGCCTGCCGAACTTGAAACCCTTGTTAGAGAAGCCATCTATTTATCCCTGATATCCGCCCGTCTCTCCCCAACCACCTCCCCACCGATCATCAAAGTCAACTCCATCGCCCCTCTTCGCGACGTTCGCCCTCAAACCGTAAACACAATGATATCAATCCTCACCGAATGGCAGGGCCGTTGTCAAGATGTCATTGGCGGAATTGAAGCTGAGATCGCCAAGATACGCGCCGATGCGGAAAGAAGGCATCTACAGGCCCAAATCCATGCCCACCGTGTTGAGCGCAGTCTCAGTGGCTGGGAGGGCGACGACGACGGGAGTGCTGGGGGCAATGACGTCGGAGGTGCTGGCTCAAAACGCTCTTTTCGTCCGTCGAAAGACGGATCCGGTAAAGGTGGACGCAAGTTTGGATTTGGCGGCGGGAACAAACGCTTTAATGCAGCAAGCGATTTTGGGCAGCGGAACGGTCCTCCTGGTAGGGTGGGTTCGGAGATGGATGTTGATGAGGGCATCGATGGCGATGATTCAGGGCCTTTAATGAGGAATGCGAAGAGAGCGTCGGGGGTCCAAGGTAGACCATAG
- a CDS encoding uncharacterized protein (EggNog:ENOG410PG9C~COG:P~TransMembrane:8 (i392-412o424-446i467-486o498-516i680-701o721-743i1075-1098o1104-1124i)~BUSCO:787at33183), which yields MGSHSRSTLLPVHPTSPPLSKPPSNVAMAVTTLKVDGMTCSACTSALESAFKDVDGAKKVSVSLVIGRAVVEHDSAVLPPERVKEIIEDRGFDAEVLTTEYSKSVDDNLDMPSNNSISGVTASTTTLTVKGMTCSSCTSAIESGLTGVSGIFEVTVSLYSERAVVRHDAAQITPQQIAEIIEDRGFEATVANLESPSATIGISMTSNEPSSKDQSAQINTTIAIEGMTCGACTSAVENALKDQPGLLSFNISLLAERGVVLHEPSVLPASKVVELIEDAGFDARVLSSEVNSSFLNRTSASLNFSIYGLTDAVSATSLETRLRNTTGVLAADVKLSNSRATISYQPSRIGIRALVEIIESGGYNALLAESEDNDAQLESLAKTKEIQEWRKAFWLSFSFAVPVMLISMLIPMYLPALDFGRFEIIHGLFLGDIVCLLLTIPVQFGVGMRFYRSSFKALKHRSPTMDVLVMLSTSLAFSFSILAMLVSMICMPHSRPNVVFETSTMLITFITLGRWLENRAKGQTSRALSRLMSLTPSMATIYDDPIAAEKAAELSHTVGDAAEEKNTISVSVKNTNMKSIPTELIQVGDVVCLRPGDKIAADGIVIRGESYVDESMVTGEANPIRKIRGSQVIAGTVNGTGWVDFRVVRAGKDTQLSQIVNLVQNAQTSRAPIQRMADIVAGYFVPTILTLGLVTFFGWMILSHILPKPPEIFLRESSGGTVMVCLKLCISVIVFACPCALGLSTPTAVMVGTGVGAEHGILVKGGAALEAATKIQHVVFDKTGTLTTGKTTVADVKIEPLWASNEWRRRLWWLLVGLTEMTSEHPIGKTIVSAAKSENGISNDDPLDGSVVDFQATVGKGVSAIVESASSVERTKYRVIVGNAVFLRSKDIRVPASADPDSQDPTPAKSGVHTSQYDVLNGTTRVHVAIDNQYAGTISLQDSLKPTAKATVAALHRMGLTTSLVTGDTYSTAVAVANAVGIPTDSIHASVTPPEKQAIIAELQTVSGISVAMVGDGINDSPALATASIGIALSSGTDVAMEAADVVIMRPDDLLSVPASLCLAKSIFTRIKLNLIWACMYNAIGLPFAMGIFLPFGGISLHPMAAGAAMAASSVSVVVSSLLLKLWRRPQWLDVDRLEREVELGKIGATGRGRHGVGDWWRKSPFASRETGILTQSMGWIARTTASMMSRKKIRTEEEGYVPLQSVEPIN from the coding sequence ATGGGATCACACTCTCGCTCTACCCTCCTTCCGGTTCATCCGACTAGTCCACCGCTCTCGAAACCCCCGTCGAACGTTGCGATGGCTGTCACAACACTGAAAGTTGACGGTATGACGTGCAGCGCCTGCACGTCCGCTCTCGAGTCTGCGTTTAAAGATGTTGACGGCGCAAAGAAAGTTTCTGTCAGTCTTGTGATAGGGAGAGCGGTGGTAGAACACGATTCAGCAGTCTTGCCTCCAGAGAGAGTGAAAGAGATAATCGAAGATCGCGGTTTCGATGCAGAGGTTTTGACAACGGAGTACTCGAAATCCGTTGACGATAACCTAGATATGCCCTCGAATAATTCTATTTCTGGAGTCACAGCTTCGACGACGACTCTCACCGTTAAGGGGATGACATGTAGCTCGTGCACATCCGCTATTGAATCTGGATTAACAGGTGTTAGTGGTATTTTTGAAGTCACTGTTTCGCTATATTCGGAACGGGCTGTGGTCAGGCATGATGCCGCCCAAATCACACCCCAACAGATCGCAGAAATTATTGAGGACCGTGGATTTGAGGCCACTGTTGCGAACCTGGAAAGCCCTAGTGCTACCATTGGTATTAGCATGACAAGTAACGAGCCCTCCTCAAAGGATCAATCGGCACAGATAAATACTACAATCGCGATCGAAGGGATGACATGCGGAGCATGTACATCGGCCGTCGAAAACGCTTTGAAAGACCAGCCAGGCTTACTTAGTTTCAACATCAGCCTTTTGGCCGAGCGCGGGGTTGTGCTCCACGAACCGTCGGTTCTTCCCGCGTCAAAAGTTGTCGAGCTTATCGAAGACGCCGGTTTCGATGCACGGGTTCTGTCATCGGAGGTGAACTCGTCATTTTTGAATCGTACTTCCGCCTCTCTCAATTTCAGCATTTATGGTCTGACCGATGCGGTCTCGGCTACATCTCTGGAAACTCGGCTTCGTAACACAACGGGAGTACTAGCTGCGGATGTGAAGCTATCGAATTCTCGCGCGACAATCTCCTACCAGCCGTCTAGAATCGGCATCAGAGCTTTGGTGGAAATAATCGAGAGCGGTGGCTATAACGCCTTGCTCGCTGAATCGGAAGACAACGACGCTCAGCTGGAATCACTCGCAAAAACGAAAGAAATTCAGGAATGGCGCAAAGCTTTTTGGTTATCATTCTCATTTGCGGTCCCGGTAATGCTAATCAGCATGTTAATACCAATGTATCTTCCAGCTCTTGATTTTGGAAGATTCGAAATCATCCATGGGTTATTTTTGGGCGACATTGTCTGTCTACTCTTGACTATACCCGTCCAATTCGGCGTGGGCATGCGTTTTTACCGATCGTCATTCAAAGCTTTGAAGCATCGCTCTCCTACTATGGATGTCCTGGTGATGCTGAGCACGAGTCTAGCGTTCTCCTTCAGCATCTTGGCCATGTTGGTCTCTATGATTTGTATGCCGCACTCCCGGCCAAACGTCGTGTTTGAGACCAGTACGATGCTTATCACCTTTATCACATTGGGTCGTTGGCTGGAAAACCGAGCCAAAGGGCAGACTTCTCGCGCATTATCCCGGTTAATGTCTCTCACCCCATCCATGGCTACTATTTATGACGATCCCATCGCTGCCGAGAAAGCGGCTGAGCTATCCCATACTGTGGGTGATGCGGCTGAAGAGAAAAATACAATCTCGGTCTCTGTGAAAAATACGAATATGAAATCCATTCCCACCGAGCTGATCCAAGTTGGTGATGTTGTTTGTCTTCGTCCGGGCGACAAGATTGCGGCAGACGGCATTGTTATTCGCGGCGAGAGCTATGTCGATGAGAGCATGGTTACCGGCGAGGCCAACCCGATCCGCAAGATACGAGGAAGTCAAGTTATAGCAGGTACCGTCAACGGCACTGGATGGGTTGATTTCCGCGTTGTCAGGGCTGGTAAAGATACACAGCTAAGCCAAATCGTCAATCTCGTGCAAAATGCACAGACAAGCCGAGCCCCAATTCAGCGTATGGCCGATATCGTCGCTGGATATTTCGTTCCCACTATCTTAACTCTTGGGTTGGTTACCTTTTTTGGATGGATGATTCTCAGTCACATTCTGCCCAAGCCACCCGAGATATTCCTTCGGGAAAGTAGTGGTGGAACTGTAATGGTGTGCCTTAAACTGTGTATATCTGTGATAGTGTTCGCATGTCCGTGCGCTCTCGGACTTAGCACACCTACTGCTGTCATGGTTGGAACGGGTGTCGGAGCCGAACACGGCATCCTCGTCAAAGGTGGTGCAGCACTAGAAGCAGCAACGAAAATACAACACGTCGTGTTTGACAAAACCGGTACATTGACAACAGGCAAAACAACCGTTGCTGATGTGAAAATTGAACCGCTTTGGGCATCCAATGAGTGGCGTCGGCGTCTGTGGTGGTTGCTTGTCGGACTTACAGAGATGACCAGTGAACATCCTATTGGCAAAACCATCGTGTCTGCCGCCAAATCTGAAAACGGAATCTCGAACGATGATCCTCTGGACGGTTCAGTGGTTGATTTTCAGGCCACTGTTGGGAAGGGAGTATCAGCCATCGTCGAGTCGGCGTCTAGCGTAGAACGAACCAAATATCGCGTCATTGTTGGAAATGCAGTGTTCCTTCGGTCAAAGGATATCCGAGTACCCGCTTCAGCCGATCCAGACAGCCAGGACCCCACGCCCGCTAAGTCCGGGGTGCATACTTCCCAGTACGATGTATTGAATGGGACAACTCGAGTACATGTCGCCATCGACAATCAATACGCAGGAACAATTTCGCTTCAGGATTCTCTAAAACCTACGGCGAAGGCGACGGTTGCAGCGCTTCATCGAATGGGGCTTACAACATCGCTGGTCACTGGAGACACTTACTCTACCGCTGTGGCCGTGGCCAATGCCGTCGGCATTCCCACAGATTCGATCCACGCCTCAGTCACCCCACCCGAAAAACAGGCAATCATTGCGGAGCTCCAAACCGTGTCAGGAATTTCCGTCGCCATGGTTGGCGACGGAATCAACGATTCTCCCGCCTTAGCAACGGCTTCCATCGGTATTGCACTCTCCTCCGGCACAGACGTCGCCATGGAAGCCGCCGATGTTGTTATTATGAGACCCGATGATCTGCTCTCCGTGCCCGCGAGTCTATGTCTTGCCAAATCAATCTTCACACGGATAAAGCTCAATCTCATCTGGGCCTGTATGTACAATGCCATTGGGCTTCCTTTCGCAATGGGAATATTCCTCCCATTTGGAGGAATATCTTTACATCCTATGGCTGCTGGTGCTGCAATGGCAGCTTCCAGCGTGAGTGTTGTTGTGAGTAGCTTGCTTCTAAAGCTATGGAGACGACCACAATGGCTGGATGTAGACAGGCTGGAGAGGGAGGTTGAATTGGGCAAGATCGGCGCGACGGGACGCGGCCGTCATGGAGTTGGTGACTGGTGGCGGAAGAGTCCGTTTGCATCCCGTGAGACTGGAATATTAACACAGAGTATGGGGTGGATTGCGCGAACGACTGCGAGTATGATGAGCCGAAAGAAAATACGAACCGAAGAAGAGGGCTACGTGCCTCTGCAAAGCGTGGAGCCAATTAACTAG
- a CDS encoding uncharacterized protein (EggNog:ENOG410PU8W~COG:S~TransMembrane:4 (i20-39o80-101i110-133o174-198i)~BUSCO:10890at33183): MGKIMWYLPRKYISPLAFKILIAVELPFTVAVLALFGIASPNLYRTKLWQDGADNGFNSSPDELVYRYANYEPYTVPRPWTQFITSFNLVISVLSMFFLLVKTPMFVLHVFYPPLSVLVHTILIVLYCVSAAWQGGKDTSDPEHLQSGPPWYITKNCNVASHRNNIGYCKQAKSGFACTIILIVIFLAQFVLAVISCLPTEETRARQREKREKLETLEELKSLKSPCYPNFYQGENGLQPITPRTMAFNQLGGANDLPLRGDTTSSSVTTLEAAKPAQPMMYFPPPPKKAAGKGKVSYA; the protein is encoded by the exons ATGGGGAAGATAATGTGGTATTTGCCGCGAAAATATATTTCTCCGCTCGCATTCAAGATCCTGATCGCTGTTGAGCTGCCGTTCACCGTGGCAGTCCTGGCTCTGTTCGGAATCGCGTCTCCAAATCTATATCGGACAAAACTCTGGCAAGATGGCGCTGATAACGGCTTCAATAGTTCCCCCGATGAATTGGTTTACAGATATGCGAACTATGAGCCGTATACAGTTCCTCGGCCCTGGACCCAGTT TATTACCAGTTTCAATCTTGTGATATCGGTATTAAGCATGTTTTTCCTGCTAGTCAAAACACCAATGTTTGTTCTACACGTCTTCTATCCACCACTATCCGTTCTCGTCCATACTATTTTGATAGTGCTCTACTGTGTATCCGCAGCATGGCAGGGTGGGAAAGACACGAGCGACCCAGAGCATCTCCAGTCCGGTCCTCCGTGGTATATCACCAAGAACTGCAACGTCGCATCACATCGGAATAACATCGGATATTGCAAACAGGCAAAGTCTGGATTTGCTTGCACTATTATCTTGAT CGTTATTTTCCTTGCTCAATTCGTCCTTGCGGTAATATCGTGCCTTCCAACGGAAGAAACCCGAGCAAGACAGCGCGAAAAACGGGAGAAGCTAGAAACCCTCGAGGAACTCAAGTCCCTCAAGTCGCCGTGCTATCCAAACTTTTACCAAGGCGAAAATGGCCTACAGCCAATCACTCCACGCACAATGGCTTTCAATCAGCTGGGAGGTGCAAATGACCTTCCGTTGCGCGGTGATACCACGAGTTCATCAGTGACAACGTTGGAAGCTGCTAAGCCGGCACAGCCGATGATGTACTTTCCACCGCCGCCGAAGAAGGCTGCGGGCAAGGGGAAGGTTTCTTACGCTTAG
- a CDS encoding uncharacterized protein (SECRETED:SignalP(1-24)~EggNog:ENOG410PYR4), translating into MIYLNAAFVRTAVIIALLVCLVQAVPAPHAELTLHDGTEIPDGKEFIKCMKHKSPGFPDEDATDNAVIKACVGEERPKRHADRASVPLRDDKNPQTHWVESNFMKCMKKKHPNFPNEKVTNASSIFECEGMEHGKRSVDRGLISRSLRIDILGKSLTFKAECGEEEIPKNFKEAGPFRSEAGKWCDKMKKDVLDKGATTLSETLSDAVTKEASWFYRNKKVVLTLALAISPQGEALLRDKEGADEAYDKWCKVAFEQFGTKGKGCTKELGYYKDKIPFLWIPIGSATTTTVTDGFMNFMEKQTMIGSLAVDWSRP; encoded by the coding sequence ATGATTTACCTCAATGCTGCATTCGTGCGCACCGCAGTCATAATCGCCCTTCTTGTCTGCTTGGTTCAGGCCGTTCCGGCTCCACACGCTGAATTAACACTCCACGACGGCACTGAGATTCCAGATGGGAAAGAATTCATCAAATGCATGAAGCATAAGTCCCCCGGCTTTCCGGACGAAGATGCCACGGATAATGCAGTTATCAAAGCATGCGTGGGTGAAGAGCGACCGAAGCGACATGCTGATAGAGCCTCGGTCCCTCTTCGCGACGACAAAAACCCGCAAACACATTGGGTCGAGTCCAACTTCATGAAGTGCATGAAGAAGAAACATCCCAATTTTCCGAATGAGAAAGTCACAAATGCGAGTTCTATTTTTGAATGCGAGGGTATGGAGCATGGGAAACGAAGTGTCGACCGTGGCCTAATCTCCCGCAGTCTCAGAATCGATATCCTTGGAAAATCCCTTACGTTCAAAGCCGAGTGTGGCGAGGAAGAGATTCCAAAAAATTTCAAGGAAGCTGGACCGTTCCGCTCTGAAGCCGGGAAGTGGTGTGATAAGATGAAAAAGGATGTGCTCGATAAAGGTGCAACCACACTCAGCGAGACCTTATCTGATGCCGTCACCAAAGAGGCTTCTTGGTTTTACCGGAATAAGAAAGTTGTGCTCACATTGGCACTTGCTATTTCACCACAGGGCGAGGCACTCCTCCGAGATAAGGAGGGAGCAGATGAGGCCTATGACAAATGGTGTAAAGTTGCTTTTGAACAGTTTGGCACCAAAGGCAAAGGATGCACTAAGGAACTTGGTTATTATAAGGACAAAATCCCATTCCTCTGGATCCCGATAGGGAGTGCCACCACCACAACAGTAACCGACGgattcatgaactttatgGAGAAGCAGACAATGATTGGAAGCCTAGCAGTTGATTGGTCACGGCCTTAA
- a CDS encoding uncharacterized protein (EggNog:ENOG410PRTG): MGTRSLICVWYKGRFVIAQYTQFDGYPEGQGADILRFISVKGNIERLKAGLEHVKAISDQELNEIHRKVDEGLRARQNAGVTTSPMNMMMMTGGSGMDSLYPSLSRLAGAGILEIAAQASADKPVPVSLDLEFANDSLFCEWAYCIDLDTAVFEVFGGGSLKANSGSKRFEDVGGANDPVPTLIRSFSLDNLPENPDAFIELLGDVYDSGDEPQEEEEERGLAKTVDGDAAQDDTVINPAG; encoded by the coding sequence ATGGGTACCCGAAGCCTGATCTGCGTCTGGTACAAGGGCCGCTTCGTCATCGCCCAGTATACCCAGTTCGATGGCTATCCCGAAGGTCAGGGAGCTGATATCCTACGGTTCATATCTGTCAAGGGGAACATCGAGCGGCTCAAAGCTGGACTCGAACATGTCAAAGCCATCAGTGACCAAGAACTCAATGAAATCCATCGAAAAGTTGATGAGGGCCTCAGAGCCAGACAAAATGCCGGAGTTACCACCTCACCCATGAacatgatgatgatgacgggGGGGTCGGGAATGGACAGCCTCTACCCTTCTCTTTCCCGCCTTGCTGGTGCTGGTATCTTGGAAATTGCTGCCCAGGCCAGTGCCGACAAGCCCGTCCCGGTTTCTCTGGATTTGGAATTCGCCAATGACTCCCTGTTCTGCGAGTGGGCTTATTGCATTGATCTTGATACAGCCGTTTTTGAGGTGTTTGGAGGCGGCTCTTTAAAGGCAAATTCCGGCAGCAAGCGATTCGAGGATGTCGGGGGAGCAAATGATCCGGTTCCTACTCTGATTAGGAGTTTCTCGCTTGACAATTTGCCCGAGAACCCGGACGCGTTTATCGAGCTTTTAGGAGATGTGTATGACTCTGGGGATGAACCacaggaagaggaagaggaaaggGGCCTAGCGAAAACTGTTGATGGAGATGCCGCCCAAGACGATACAGTCATCAATCCGGCCGGATAA